The Candidatus Aegiribacteria sp. genome includes a window with the following:
- a CDS encoding efflux RND transporter periplasmic adaptor subunit, which produces MRNHRFVIPIIALLTGVLLFPGCGSSQIEEEDPPIRVSIEIVEPVDISNIVYASTRVEGLEEALIYALSPGKVEEVLVSEGDSVTAGQRLVRLNTDQQASAGTVSAAAGISAAQANVDNATSNYRRMQSLYEAGAASEQQLEGALASMEAAQAQLSQARAGYAQARTNRENSWITAPFDGEIGRIWAREGNSSAGTPLVSISNNSAIVARILLPEENLLEIEPGLPAYITISSLDNESFPGMVTSASSTVDQISGLVPVEVRFDETGGRLRPGMAGRVAVLTETYENSIAIPENALRRTHYGFQAAVIENGRASIRDVQVGIFSDGMVQITEGLNFGDSLVVAGQTMLQDGSNVEVVSR; this is translated from the coding sequence ATGAGAAATCACAGATTTGTTATACCGATTATTGCATTGCTTACAGGTGTATTACTTTTTCCCGGATGCGGTTCGAGCCAGATCGAAGAAGAGGATCCTCCAATAAGAGTATCCATAGAAATAGTGGAACCTGTTGATATTTCAAACATCGTATACGCAAGTACAAGGGTCGAGGGTCTTGAAGAAGCTCTTATTTACGCTCTTTCGCCCGGTAAAGTTGAAGAAGTTCTTGTTTCCGAAGGCGACAGTGTTACTGCGGGACAGCGGCTTGTAAGGCTGAACACCGACCAGCAGGCCAGCGCGGGTACAGTAAGCGCCGCGGCTGGGATAAGCGCCGCACAGGCCAACGTTGACAACGCAACAAGTAATTACAGAAGAATGCAGTCTCTTTACGAAGCCGGAGCCGCCAGCGAGCAGCAGCTTGAGGGTGCTCTCGCGTCTATGGAAGCGGCCCAGGCCCAGCTGAGTCAGGCCAGAGCCGGTTATGCTCAGGCGAGAACGAATAGAGAGAATTCATGGATAACTGCGCCTTTTGATGGTGAGATCGGCAGAATTTGGGCACGTGAAGGCAATTCGTCCGCCGGTACTCCGCTGGTTTCCATCTCCAACAATTCAGCCATTGTGGCCAGAATACTTCTTCCTGAAGAAAACCTCCTTGAAATAGAGCCTGGTCTTCCTGCCTATATAACCATCAGTTCTCTGGATAATGAATCGTTCCCCGGAATGGTTACTTCCGCGTCATCAACCGTTGATCAGATCAGCGGACTGGTTCCGGTTGAGGTCAGATTCGATGAAACCGGTGGAAGGCTCAGACCCGGTATGGCCGGTAGAGTTGCCGTTCTTACTGAAACGTACGAGAATTCGATAGCTATTCCTGAAAATGCTCTCAGGAGAACACATTACGGTTTTCAGGCAGCTGTCATCGAGAATGGTAGAGCTTCAATAAGAGATGTCCAAGTTGGTATTTTCAGTGACGGAATGGTTCAGATTACCGAGGGGCTCAATTTCGGCGATTCCCTTGTTGTAGCAGGTCAGACGATGCTTCAGGACGGATCCAATGTGGAAGTGGTGAGTCGATGA